One segment of Eschrichtius robustus isolate mEscRob2 chromosome 3, mEscRob2.pri, whole genome shotgun sequence DNA contains the following:
- the HES4 gene encoding transcription factor HES-4 isoform X1 — protein sequence MPADTPGKLRASPRAGAPAGARRTPDQPRSAAEHRKVGTRPDAVGRSGGERGADARGTQPLPAPQSSKPVMEKRRRARINESLAQLRSLLLDALRKESSRRSKLEKADILELTVKHLQSLRRVQVTAALRADPAVLGKYRAGFHECLAEVNRFLAGCEGVPADVRSRLLGHLATCLARLGPSRRPLPPAPAAEVLAPAVYAGRPPPPAFDGPCPLPRSGAVLAPPFLPGRTGAPLAAPGAAAQGRGAPWRPWLR from the exons ATGCCTGCCGACACCCCGGGGAAGCTGAGGGCCTCGCCGCGGGCGGGAGCGCCGGCCGGTGCCCGCCGGACCCCGGACCAGCCCCGGAGCGCGGCCGAGCACCGGAAGGTGGGGACCCGGCCGGACGCGGTTGGCAGGAGCgggggggagaggggagctgACGCCCGCGGGACTCAGCCGCTGCCGGCCCCGCAGTCCTCCAAGCCCGTCATGGAGAAGCGGCGCCGCGCGCGCATCAACGAGAGCCTCGCTCAGCTCCGGAGCCTCCTCCTGGACGCCCTCAGGAAAGAG AGCTCCCGCCGCTCGAAGCTGGAGAAGGCGGACATCCTGGAGCTGACCGTGAAGCACCTGCAGAGCCTGCGGCGCGTGCAGGTGACAG CCGCCCTCCGCGCCGACCCGGCAGTCCTGGGCAAGTACCGCGCCGGCTTCCACGAGTGTCTGGCCGAGGTGAATCGCTTCCTGGCCGGCTGCGAGGGCGTCCCGGCCGACGTGCGGTCCCGCCTGCTCGGCCATCTGGCGACCTGCCTGGCCCGGCTGGGGCCCTCGCGCCGCCCGCTTCCACCGGCCCCCGCCGCCGAAGTTCTGGCGCCCGCGGTCTACGCGGGCCGCCCGCCACCGCCGGCCTTCGACGGCCCCTGCCCCTTGCCGCGCTCCGGGGCGGTCTTGGCGCCGCCCTTCCTGCCGGGCCGGACGGGGGCGCCCCTCGCCGCCCCCGGGGCCGCGGCTCAGGGCCGGGGCGCACCCTGGAGGCCGTGGCTGCGGTGA
- the HES4 gene encoding transcription factor HES-4 isoform X2, with protein sequence MPADTPGKLRASPRAGAPAGARRTPDQPRSAAEHRKSSKPVMEKRRRARINESLAQLRSLLLDALRKESSRRSKLEKADILELTVKHLQSLRRVQVTAALRADPAVLGKYRAGFHECLAEVNRFLAGCEGVPADVRSRLLGHLATCLARLGPSRRPLPPAPAAEVLAPAVYAGRPPPPAFDGPCPLPRSGAVLAPPFLPGRTGAPLAAPGAAAQGRGAPWRPWLR encoded by the exons ATGCCTGCCGACACCCCGGGGAAGCTGAGGGCCTCGCCGCGGGCGGGAGCGCCGGCCGGTGCCCGCCGGACCCCGGACCAGCCCCGGAGCGCGGCCGAGCACCGGAAG TCCTCCAAGCCCGTCATGGAGAAGCGGCGCCGCGCGCGCATCAACGAGAGCCTCGCTCAGCTCCGGAGCCTCCTCCTGGACGCCCTCAGGAAAGAG AGCTCCCGCCGCTCGAAGCTGGAGAAGGCGGACATCCTGGAGCTGACCGTGAAGCACCTGCAGAGCCTGCGGCGCGTGCAGGTGACAG CCGCCCTCCGCGCCGACCCGGCAGTCCTGGGCAAGTACCGCGCCGGCTTCCACGAGTGTCTGGCCGAGGTGAATCGCTTCCTGGCCGGCTGCGAGGGCGTCCCGGCCGACGTGCGGTCCCGCCTGCTCGGCCATCTGGCGACCTGCCTGGCCCGGCTGGGGCCCTCGCGCCGCCCGCTTCCACCGGCCCCCGCCGCCGAAGTTCTGGCGCCCGCGGTCTACGCGGGCCGCCCGCCACCGCCGGCCTTCGACGGCCCCTGCCCCTTGCCGCGCTCCGGGGCGGTCTTGGCGCCGCCCTTCCTGCCGGGCCGGACGGGGGCGCCCCTCGCCGCCCCCGGGGCCGCGGCTCAGGGCCGGGGCGCACCCTGGAGGCCGTGGCTGCGGTGA
- the ISG15 gene encoding ubiquitin-like protein ISG15 isoform X2 has product MLGGQEILVPLRDSMLASELKQQIAQRIGVPAFQQHLAHQDTREVLQDGVPLVCQGLGPDSTVLLMVQSCKDPLSILVRNDKGRSSTYVVQLTQRVAELKQQVCQKEHVQADQFWLTFEGKPMEDKCQLGEYGLTTLCTVFMNLRLRGGGAGPGGPRGGRPTEHQEYSCSTLCSTSLHPSGEIGGGVEEGVV; this is encoded by the coding sequence ATGCTAGGGGGCCAGGAGATCCTGGTGCCCCTGAGGGACTCCATGCTGGCATCCGAGCTGAAGCAGCAGATCGCCCAGCGGATCGGCGTGCCCGCCTTCCAGCAGCACCTGGCCCATCAGGACACTCGCGAGGTGCTGCAGGACGGGGTGCCCCTGGTCTGCCAGGGCCTGGGCCCCGACAGCACCGTCCTGCTGATGGTGCAGAGCTGCAAAGACCCCCTGAGCATCCTGGTGAGGAATGACAAGGGTCGCAGCAGCACCTACGTGGTCCAGCTGACGCAGAGGGTGGCCGAGCTCAAGCAGCAAGTGTGCCAGAAGGAGCACGTGCAAGCCGACCAGTTCTGGCTGACTTTCGAGGGGAAGCCCATGGAGGACAAGTGCCAGCTGGGGGAGTACGGCCTCACAACCCTGTGCACCGTGTTCATGAATCTGCGCCtgcgggggggcggggcagggccagGAGGGCCGCGGGGGGGGCGCCCCACTGAGCACCAGGAATACAGTTGTAGCACCCTCTGTAGCACCAGTCTGCACCCTTCCGGTGagattgggggaggggtggaggagggagtggTATGA
- the ISG15 gene encoding ubiquitin-like protein ISG15 isoform X1, translated as MGRNLKVKMLGGQEILVPLRDSMLASELKQQIAQRIGVPAFQQHLAHQDTREVLQDGVPLVCQGLGPDSTVLLMVQSCKDPLSILVRNDKGRSSTYVVQLTQRVAELKQQVCQKEHVQADQFWLTFEGKPMEDKCQLGEYGLTTLCTVFMNLRLRGGGAGPGGPRGGRPTEHQEYSCSTLCSTSLHPSGEIGGGVEEGVV; from the exons ATG GGTAGGAACCTGAAGGTGAAGATGCTAGGGGGCCAGGAGATCCTGGTGCCCCTGAGGGACTCCATGCTGGCATCCGAGCTGAAGCAGCAGATCGCCCAGCGGATCGGCGTGCCCGCCTTCCAGCAGCACCTGGCCCATCAGGACACTCGCGAGGTGCTGCAGGACGGGGTGCCCCTGGTCTGCCAGGGCCTGGGCCCCGACAGCACCGTCCTGCTGATGGTGCAGAGCTGCAAAGACCCCCTGAGCATCCTGGTGAGGAATGACAAGGGTCGCAGCAGCACCTACGTGGTCCAGCTGACGCAGAGGGTGGCCGAGCTCAAGCAGCAAGTGTGCCAGAAGGAGCACGTGCAAGCCGACCAGTTCTGGCTGACTTTCGAGGGGAAGCCCATGGAGGACAAGTGCCAGCTGGGGGAGTACGGCCTCACAACCCTGTGCACCGTGTTCATGAATCTGCGCCtgcgggggggcggggcagggccagGAGGGCCGCGGGGGGGGCGCCCCACTGAGCACCAGGAATACAGTTGTAGCACCCTCTGTAGCACCAGTCTGCACCCTTCCGGTGagattgggggaggggtggaggagggagtggTATGA
- the HES4 gene encoding transcription factor HES-4 isoform X3, whose protein sequence is MPADTPGKLRASPRAGAPAGARRTPDQPRSAAEHRKSSRRSKLEKADILELTVKHLQSLRRVQVTAALRADPAVLGKYRAGFHECLAEVNRFLAGCEGVPADVRSRLLGHLATCLARLGPSRRPLPPAPAAEVLAPAVYAGRPPPPAFDGPCPLPRSGAVLAPPFLPGRTGAPLAAPGAAAQGRGAPWRPWLR, encoded by the exons ATGCCTGCCGACACCCCGGGGAAGCTGAGGGCCTCGCCGCGGGCGGGAGCGCCGGCCGGTGCCCGCCGGACCCCGGACCAGCCCCGGAGCGCGGCCGAGCACCGGAAG AGCTCCCGCCGCTCGAAGCTGGAGAAGGCGGACATCCTGGAGCTGACCGTGAAGCACCTGCAGAGCCTGCGGCGCGTGCAGGTGACAG CCGCCCTCCGCGCCGACCCGGCAGTCCTGGGCAAGTACCGCGCCGGCTTCCACGAGTGTCTGGCCGAGGTGAATCGCTTCCTGGCCGGCTGCGAGGGCGTCCCGGCCGACGTGCGGTCCCGCCTGCTCGGCCATCTGGCGACCTGCCTGGCCCGGCTGGGGCCCTCGCGCCGCCCGCTTCCACCGGCCCCCGCCGCCGAAGTTCTGGCGCCCGCGGTCTACGCGGGCCGCCCGCCACCGCCGGCCTTCGACGGCCCCTGCCCCTTGCCGCGCTCCGGGGCGGTCTTGGCGCCGCCCTTCCTGCCGGGCCGGACGGGGGCGCCCCTCGCCGCCCCCGGGGCCGCGGCTCAGGGCCGGGGCGCACCCTGGAGGCCGTGGCTGCGGTGA